One Clostridium sp. CM027 genomic window carries:
- a CDS encoding IS3 family transposase, with the protein MTDGECSSKKNPRDRKKAILSEARYEDTYLAIQELSNKDKFPITELCIIGGVSHSAYYKWLHREKSNRVLKNEELLKLICELYEEKDGILGYRQMTIKIRREYNKKVNYKRIYRLMQILGLKSVCRKKRYNYIKSTPEVTAENILDRNFKAEQVNKKQKAYLSAIFDLGDRSIVSYVIGHSNNNQLVYQTFNLAVKVYPDAKPIFHSDRGFQYTSKIFKEKLKKAGMIQSMSRVGHCIDNGPMEGFWGILKTEMYYLHKFEDYESLKKSIEDYIEYYNNRRYQKRLKCMTPMEYQRYLLGNAA; encoded by the coding sequence ATTACGGATGGAGAATGCTCTTCTAAAAAAAATCCAAGAGATAGAAAGAAGGCGATATTAAGCGAAGCTAGATACGAAGATACTTATCTTGCAATCCAAGAATTATCTAACAAAGATAAATTTCCTATAACTGAGTTGTGCATTATAGGCGGCGTTAGCCATTCTGCATATTATAAATGGCTACACAGAGAAAAAAGTAACCGAGTATTGAAAAACGAAGAATTATTAAAGCTTATTTGTGAGTTATATGAGGAAAAAGACGGTATCTTAGGCTATCGCCAGATGACGATTAAAATCCGTAGAGAATATAATAAAAAAGTTAATTATAAACGAATTTATCGTCTGATGCAGATATTAGGATTAAAATCCGTATGCAGAAAAAAAAGATATAATTATATTAAGTCAACTCCTGAAGTTACTGCAGAAAATATTTTGGATAGAAATTTTAAAGCAGAACAAGTCAATAAAAAACAAAAGGCTTATCTAAGTGCAATATTTGATTTAGGTGATAGAAGTATTGTTTCATATGTCATTGGTCATTCTAATAATAACCAATTGGTTTATCAAACCTTTAATCTTGCTGTTAAAGTATACCCTGATGCTAAACCAATATTTCATAGTGACCGAGGTTTCCAGTATACTTCAAAAATATTTAAAGAAAAACTAAAAAAAGCTGGAATGATACAGAGCATGTCGAGGGTTGGGCATTGTATTGATAATGGTCCAATGGAAGGATTTTGGGGAATCTTAAAAACAGAAATGTATTATCTTCATAAATTTGAAGACTATGAAAGCTTAAAGAAATCGATTGAAGACTATATAGAATATTATAATAATAGACGTTATCAAAAACGTTTAAAGTGCATGACACCAATGGAATATCAGCGATATCTATTAGGTAATGCAGCATAA
- a CDS encoding acetoacetate decarboxylase, with amino-acid sequence MLESEISNHITTPLTAPSFPRGPYRFHNREYLNIVYRTSADALLKVVPEPLSLDLDEPLVRVEMMYMPDVSGLGAYTECGQVIPVSFNGIKGDYLHMMYLDNYPAIAVGRELSAYPKKLGYPKLFVDSDTLVGTLDYGKLRVLTATMGYKHQSLDINEARNEICRPNFMLKIIPNYDGTQRICELISTQITEITINEAWTGPARLQLFDHAMAPFNDLPVKEIVSCSHILTNLTLPTPKVVYDYLKK; translated from the coding sequence ATGTTAGAAAGTGAAATATCTAACCACATTACAACACCACTTACTGCTCCATCATTTCCTAGAGGACCCTATAGATTTCATAACCGTGAATATCTTAATATAGTATACCGTACAAGTGCTGATGCCTTACTAAAAGTTGTACCGGAACCTTTATCTTTAGATTTAGATGAACCTTTAGTTAGAGTTGAAATGATGTATATGCCGGATGTAAGTGGATTAGGTGCTTATACAGAATGTGGCCAGGTTATTCCTGTAAGTTTTAATGGTATAAAAGGTGACTATTTGCATATGATGTATTTAGATAATTATCCGGCTATTGCCGTTGGTAGAGAACTTAGTGCCTACCCTAAAAAACTTGGTTATCCAAAACTATTTGTTGATTCAGATACATTAGTTGGTACATTAGATTACGGAAAATTAAGAGTATTAACTGCTACGATGGGATATAAACACCAATCTTTAGATATAAATGAGGCACGCAATGAAATTTGCCGACCTAATTTTATGCTGAAAATTATACCTAATTATGATGGGACTCAAAGAATTTGCGAGCTCATATCTACACAAATTACGGAGATTACTATAAATGAGGCATGGACTGGTCCTGCAAGATTACAATTATTCGATCATGCTATGGCACCATTTAATGACCTACCTGTAAAAGAAATAGTATCCTGTTCTCATATTCTTACGAACTTAACCCTTCCTACGCCTAAAGTTGTATATGATTATCTAAAAAAATAG
- a CDS encoding GNAT family N-acetyltransferase, giving the protein MRKEKYIIREIKETELDILEMMLFGAIYLPVGSEPLTREVLKIPEISVYIDDFLKKKDDHCLVADVEGIIIGAVWVRILAGEIKGYGNIDDKTPEFSISLIKEYQNQGIGTSLMKKMIEYLKEKGYSQTSLSVSKGNYAVRMYKAVGFEIIAEKKDDYLMLLKLI; this is encoded by the coding sequence ATGAGAAAAGAGAAATATATTATTAGAGAAATAAAAGAGACTGAACTTGATATACTTGAAATGATGTTGTTTGGAGCAATATATCTACCAGTTGGAAGTGAGCCTTTGACAAGAGAGGTACTCAAAATACCTGAAATTAGTGTATACATCGATGATTTTCTTAAAAAGAAGGACGATCACTGCTTAGTGGCAGATGTTGAAGGTATTATAATTGGTGCTGTATGGGTTAGGATTTTAGCAGGTGAAATAAAAGGCTATGGGAACATAGATGATAAAACCCCAGAGTTTTCTATTTCGCTGATAAAAGAATATCAAAATCAAGGGATAGGAACATCTTTGATGAAAAAGATGATAGAATACTTGAAGGAAAAAGGATACAGCCAAACATCATTGAGTGTATCCAAAGGTAATTATGCAGTGAGAATGTATAAGGCTGTAGGATTTGAAATTATAGCTGAAAAAAAAGATGACTATTTAATGCTACTAAAATTAATTTAG
- a CDS encoding DUF2268 domain-containing putative Zn-dependent protease (predicted Zn-dependent protease with a strongly conserved HExxH motif), whose translation MKVTAIRSDEIYKKMISSKLEQRDDIYRYELMKPFEFKWSCIGIPIKADQSGGYDVVMASSMGGGFSPSQINRERLNNNDFNKLSAFLYGDEIMAMRGVKPVGMPYCAGYACGYYLIKHYLKKTGKTIFEATITPTIDILKETEDFWN comes from the coding sequence GTGAAAGTTACAGCAATTAGATCCGATGAAATCTATAAAAAAATGATTTCCTCAAAGCTTGAGCAGCGAGATGACATCTATCGATATGAACTGATGAAACCATTTGAATTTAAGTGGTCATGTATTGGTATTCCAATTAAAGCGGATCAGTCAGGTGGTTACGATGTTGTTATGGCAAGCAGTATGGGTGGTGGATTTTCACCAAGCCAAATTAACAGGGAACGTTTGAACAATAATGACTTCAATAAACTTTCAGCATTTCTCTATGGCGATGAAATTATGGCCATGCGTGGTGTAAAGCCAGTTGGTATGCCTTATTGCGCAGGATATGCTTGTGGCTATTATCTAATCAAGCATTATCTTAAAAAGACGGGTAAAACAATATTTGAAGCTACAATTACACCAACTATTGATATTTTAAAGGAAACAGAGGATTTTTGGAATTGA
- a CDS encoding ABC transporter permease, which produces MEIINILWRNIKWRFQNPISILLTIIQPLIWLVLYSSIAEQSMKNISGGNYTSFMLPGIMVLVTLACCSSGGYINFIMKSNGSFYRILIAPVKRSSIVLGQILEAVLVSFIEIAIMLVLSIFLSVRIASGFIGLFLMIPLIFLTAFFMSGLSYAISMCLPNETIYETIMNLIVLSIFFTSTALFPMESISGGLKIAVMINPFTHIINCLRSLILGTSIDWQNLLLVTVIFICLCSISFVLAFWKLKKETVN; this is translated from the coding sequence ATGGAGATAATAAATATATTATGGCGCAATATAAAGTGGCGATTTCAGAACCCTATTTCAATACTACTTACAATTATACAGCCTCTTATTTGGTTAGTATTATATAGTTCAATCGCGGAACAGTCCATGAAGAATATATCAGGCGGCAACTATACTTCGTTTATGCTACCTGGTATCATGGTGCTTGTTACACTCGCATGCTGTAGTAGCGGCGGTTATATCAATTTTATTATGAAATCCAATGGTAGCTTCTACAGGATATTGATAGCGCCTGTAAAACGAAGCTCCATTGTTCTGGGACAAATACTGGAAGCAGTTTTAGTTTCATTTATTGAAATAGCCATCATGCTTGTTCTATCTATATTTTTGTCAGTACGTATTGCATCTGGATTTATTGGATTGTTTCTGATGATACCTCTTATTTTTCTTACGGCATTTTTTATGTCGGGGTTATCTTATGCTATTAGTATGTGTTTGCCCAATGAAACAATTTATGAAACCATCATGAATCTGATTGTACTTTCCATCTTCTTTACAAGCACAGCATTATTTCCCATGGAAAGTATATCTGGAGGCTTAAAAATTGCGGTAATGATAAATCCTTTCACTCATATTATAAACTGCCTGCGGAGTTTGATTTTGGGAACTTCTATTGATTGGCAAAACTTATTACTTGTGACAGTGATATTTATCTGTCTTTGCTCAATCAGCTTTGTATTGGCATTTTGGAAACTGAAAAAAGAAACTGTTAATTAA
- a CDS encoding DnaD domain-containing protein: MAKYRQIYTEFWSDSFVFELTPEEKYFYLYLISNTKTTQCGIYEISKKFIATETGYNRDTVDKLIKRFCEYNKILYCDDTKEIMLLNWMKYNVPNNINAIKCVHHELSRVKNKEFLKILFKKCDVAQLDVAKIFENLIIEESFDINFTDDRTSVNCYLEKVDNHPINLTLERGSDVIPMENIEDQDNNDFLKKEEIQEPREFIINKDISRGLQGPYKGLPSNRIRSNKEELINKEQELINKEEALTKEEAIVIKYRNNSAAAEGLKSVLKVFEENVHAITPLVYEKILDFAKQVSSKVIIMAIDEAVEYNAKTIKYITKVLNSWISKGIKTSEQVIFYQKQWASKKSGSSSPNVKNGGFCDYDQRTYDFDLLEKQLLGQVY, encoded by the coding sequence ATGGCTAAATACAGACAGATTTATACAGAATTTTGGAGTGATAGCTTTGTGTTTGAACTTACACCAGAGGAAAAATACTTTTATTTATATCTTATTTCAAATACCAAAACAACGCAGTGTGGTATTTATGAAATATCAAAAAAATTTATAGCTACAGAAACTGGGTACAACAGAGATACTGTAGATAAGCTAATTAAAAGATTCTGTGAGTATAACAAAATCTTATACTGTGATGATACGAAAGAGATTATGCTGTTAAATTGGATGAAATACAACGTACCTAACAATATAAACGCTATTAAATGTGTTCATCACGAGTTATCCAGGGTTAAAAATAAAGAATTTCTTAAAATTTTATTTAAAAAATGTGATGTAGCTCAATTAGATGTAGCGAAAATTTTCGAGAACCTCATTATAGAGGAATCTTTTGATATTAATTTTACTGATGATAGAACTTCTGTAAATTGCTACTTAGAAAAAGTGGACAATCATCCCATAAATCTTACTTTAGAAAGAGGCTCTGATGTAATTCCCATGGAAAATATAGAAGACCAAGATAATAATGATTTTCTGAAAAAGGAAGAAATTCAGGAGCCACGTGAATTCATAATTAATAAGGATATTAGTAGGGGCTTACAAGGCCCTTATAAGGGGCTACCAAGTAATAGAATAAGAAGTAATAAAGAAGAATTAATAAATAAAGAACAAGAATTAATAAATAAAGAAGAAGCATTAACTAAAGAAGAAGCAATAGTCATAAAATATAGAAATAATTCTGCTGCTGCTGAGGGCTTAAAAAGTGTACTTAAGGTATTTGAAGAAAATGTACATGCTATCACGCCTTTGGTGTATGAAAAAATATTAGATTTTGCAAAGCAGGTAAGTAGCAAAGTTATCATTATGGCTATTGATGAGGCTGTAGAATATAATGCTAAAACTATAAAGTACATCACTAAAGTACTCAATAGCTGGATAAGTAAAGGCATAAAAACTTCTGAGCAGGTAATATTCTATCAAAAACAGTGGGCGAGTAAAAAGAGTGGCAGCTCAAGCCCTAATGTGAAAAATGGTGGCTTCTGCGACTATGATCAAAGAACATATGATTTCGATCTTCTAGAAAAACAGCTATTAGGACAAGTATACTGA
- a CDS encoding aldehyde dehydrogenase family protein — protein sequence MMKDVLVSPQTKDLNVITNVEGTEFKQANNEGLYLGVFEDVKIAIAKAIYAQKALTISYNKEDRERLIRSIRKATLENKEILSRMILEETKMGRYEDKILKHELAAKYTPGTEDLTTTAWSGDHGLTVVEMSPYGVIGAITPSTNPTETVICNSIGMIAAGNSVVFNGHPGAKKCVAFAVDMINRAIISSGGPENLVTTVENPTMESLGVIMKHPYIKLLCGTGGPGLIKTLLNSGKKAIGAGSGNPPVIVDDTADIEKAAKSIIEGCSFDNNLPCIAEKEVFVFENVANDLINNMIQNNSVLLNKEQVSRLLDLILIKKDEKSYNCNKKLEYDINKKWVGKDAKLFLDQIDVEVPTNVKCIICEVDTNHPFVMTELMMPILPIVRVKDIDEAIECAKIAEQNKRHSAYIYSKNIDNLNRFEKEIDTTIFVKNAKSFAGVGFGAEGFTTFTIAGPTGEGITSARNFTKQRRCVLAN from the coding sequence ATGATGAAAGATGTATTAGTATCACCACAAACAAAAGATTTAAATGTAATAACAAATGTTGAAGGTACCGAATTTAAGCAAGCTAACAATGAGGGTTTATATTTAGGAGTGTTCGAAGACGTTAAAATTGCTATTGCCAAAGCAATATATGCACAAAAGGCGTTGACTATTTCTTATAATAAAGAAGATAGAGAACGACTTATAAGAAGTATAAGAAAGGCTACATTGGAAAATAAAGAGATACTCTCAAGAATGATTTTAGAAGAAACAAAAATGGGACGATATGAAGATAAAATATTAAAACATGAATTGGCAGCTAAATATACTCCGGGTACAGAAGATCTAACTACTACAGCTTGGTCTGGAGACCACGGGCTTACCGTAGTAGAGATGTCTCCATATGGGGTCATAGGTGCGATAACACCCTCCACAAATCCAACGGAAACTGTTATTTGCAATAGTATAGGTATGATAGCTGCCGGAAATTCTGTCGTGTTTAATGGACATCCAGGGGCAAAAAAATGTGTTGCATTTGCTGTAGATATGATAAATAGAGCCATCATCTCTTCTGGTGGTCCAGAAAATTTAGTAACTACTGTAGAAAACCCAACTATGGAATCCTTAGGTGTAATTATGAAACACCCATATATAAAACTTTTATGTGGGACTGGAGGACCAGGATTAATAAAAACACTTTTGAATTCAGGTAAAAAAGCTATAGGTGCAGGTTCCGGAAATCCTCCTGTTATAGTAGATGATACTGCAGATATAGAGAAAGCCGCAAAAAGCATCATAGAAGGTTGTTCTTTTGATAACAATTTACCTTGTATTGCAGAAAAAGAAGTGTTTGTTTTTGAAAATGTAGCAAATGATTTAATAAATAATATGATTCAAAACAATTCTGTACTTCTAAACAAAGAGCAAGTATCAAGGTTATTAGATTTAATACTAATAAAGAAAGATGAGAAAAGTTATAATTGCAACAAAAAACTAGAATATGATATAAATAAAAAATGGGTAGGAAAAGATGCAAAATTATTTTTAGATCAAATAGATGTAGAAGTCCCTACTAACGTAAAATGTATAATATGCGAGGTAGATACAAATCATCCTTTTGTAATGACAGAGCTTATGATGCCAATACTTCCAATTGTAAGAGTTAAAGATATTGATGAAGCTATAGAGTGTGCAAAAATAGCGGAACAAAATAAACGACATAGTGCATATATATATTCAAAAAATATTGATAATTTAAATAGATTTGAAAAAGAAATAGATACAACTATTTTTGTAAAGAATGCTAAATCCTTTGCTGGAGTAGGTTTTGGTGCAGAAGGATTTACAACATTCACTATTGCTGGACCTACTGGTGAAGGAATAACCTCTGCAAGAAATTTTACAAAACAAAGGAGATGTGTGCTTGCAAACTAA
- a CDS encoding helix-turn-helix domain-containing protein, producing the protein MGRKSIISDQQKIKAVTSYLNGKASMLSLCNKLQVHKSSFQKWVIRYKSEGEAGLKHSSKNTSYTAKIKINIVKEYLDGHGSLNDLCIKYHISSNTVLCNWIKKYNGHENIKSSGTGGKIIMTKGRKTSYIERIEIIKYCIENNNSYNKTVEKYKVSYPQIYTWMKKYNQFGIEGLLDRRGKPKAEELMTEDEKLKAQYKLLEAQNRRLRMENALLKKIQEIERRRY; encoded by the coding sequence ATGGGAAGAAAATCAATTATATCAGACCAACAAAAAATTAAGGCTGTAACATCATATTTAAATGGAAAAGCTAGTATGTTAAGTTTATGCAACAAACTTCAAGTACATAAGAGTTCTTTTCAAAAATGGGTAATACGATATAAATCAGAAGGTGAAGCTGGGTTAAAACATTCTAGCAAAAATACTTCTTATACTGCCAAAATCAAGATTAACATTGTAAAAGAATATCTTGATGGGCATGGCTCACTGAATGATTTATGCATTAAGTATCATATTTCGTCAAATACAGTTTTATGCAATTGGATAAAGAAGTATAATGGTCATGAAAACATAAAATCTTCTGGAACAGGAGGAAAAATAATCATGACCAAAGGACGCAAAACTTCTTATATTGAACGCATTGAAATCATAAAGTACTGTATTGAAAACAATAACAGTTATAATAAAACTGTTGAAAAATATAAGGTATCTTATCCTCAGATTTATACCTGGATGAAGAAGTATAATCAGTTTGGTATTGAAGGGCTTTTGGACCGACGTGGAAAGCCAAAGGCTGAAGAGTTAATGACAGAAGATGAAAAGCTAAAAGCTCAATACAAGCTTTTAGAAGCACAAAATAGAAGATTACGGATGGAGAATGCTCTTCTAAAAAAAATCCAAGAGATAGAAAGAAGGCGATATTAA
- a CDS encoding IS256 family transposase: MLRDYINEQKFTSPNEVLTAMKSMFRDVLQETLEAEMDSQLRYDKYDISEKQTPNSRNGEFEPKILPKYQRNITGIEDKIMALYAAGMTTRDISEQVKNLYEVEISAEMVSNITNRIMPVVTEWQNRPLEKTYSFIFMDAIHYKVRDDKHIIIKAAYVVLGVNMDGEKEVLGIWIGANESSKFWLSVLNDLRNRGLKNVLVFCVDGLSGFKEAIGAVYPFAKIQRCLIHQLRASMKYIPHKDNKAFAKDLKAVYGSVNKDFALENSNFAKEKWGSKYPNAIKSWEDNWDNIITFFVFPDYIRRIIYTTNAIESLNSQFRKVTKTKLIFPNDDSLMKMLYLATEKVSKKWTRVYANWDLVISQLNILFSEILNEGA; encoded by the coding sequence ATTTTAAGGGATTATATCAACGAGCAAAAGTTTACAAGTCCAAATGAGGTTTTAACTGCTATGAAAAGTATGTTTAGAGACGTTCTTCAGGAGACATTAGAAGCAGAAATGGATTCGCAACTTAGATATGATAAATATGATATATCCGAAAAACAAACTCCAAACAGTAGAAATGGTGAATTTGAGCCTAAAATATTGCCTAAGTATCAAAGAAATATAACTGGTATCGAAGATAAAATAATGGCGCTCTATGCAGCTGGAATGACTACAAGGGACATATCAGAGCAAGTGAAAAATCTATATGAGGTTGAGATATCTGCTGAAATGGTTTCGAATATAACAAACAGAATTATGCCTGTAGTTACAGAGTGGCAAAATAGGCCACTTGAAAAAACGTACTCTTTTATTTTTATGGATGCAATTCACTACAAAGTACGTGACGACAAGCATATCATAATCAAGGCAGCCTACGTTGTTTTAGGTGTAAATATGGATGGCGAAAAAGAGGTGCTTGGTATTTGGATAGGAGCAAATGAAAGCAGTAAGTTCTGGCTTTCAGTGCTTAATGACCTTAGAAACAGAGGCCTTAAGAACGTTTTGGTGTTCTGTGTCGATGGCTTAAGTGGCTTCAAGGAAGCAATAGGCGCGGTATATCCTTTTGCAAAGATACAACGATGCCTAATTCATCAATTAAGAGCAAGTATGAAATATATACCACATAAAGACAATAAGGCATTTGCTAAAGATTTGAAAGCCGTTTATGGCTCAGTAAATAAAGATTTTGCACTAGAAAATTCAAATTTTGCTAAAGAAAAATGGGGTAGTAAATATCCAAATGCAATAAAAAGTTGGGAAGATAATTGGGATAATATCATAACTTTCTTTGTATTTCCAGATTATATTCGTAGAATTATATATACCACAAATGCTATAGAGAGTCTTAACAGTCAATTTAGAAAAGTTACGAAGACAAAGCTTATATTCCCGAACGATGATAGTCTTATGAAGATGCTATATTTGGCAACTGAAAAGGTAAGTAAGAAATGGACTAGAGTATATGCAAATTGGGACCTTGTTATCAGCCAGCTCAATATATTATTTAGTGAGATCCTAAATGAAGGAGCGTAG
- a CDS encoding recombinase family protein: MKNIYTYIRVSTKEQNTDRQHEALEQYAVSNNIEYKVTFEDRASGKDFERKQYKVLTRKGKKYMVEL; this comes from the coding sequence ATGAAAAATATATATACTTATATAAGAGTTAGCACCAAGGAACAAAACACAGACAGGCAACATGAAGCCCTAGAACAATATGCTGTATCTAATAACATTGAATATAAAGTTACATTCGAGGATAGAGCAAGTGGTAAGGACTTTGAAAGAAAACAGTATAAAGTATTAACAAGGAAAGGAAAAAAATACATGGTAGAGTTATAG
- a CDS encoding MerR family transcriptional regulator, producing MKINEIAKLTGVTVRTLHYYDEIGLLKPSQITEACYRLYDENALAELQQILFFKELEFSLSEIKDIITNPTFNKTEALKNHKELLIKKRERIDNLITLVDNTIKGENNMSFKEFDMTEIESAKNKYAKEVKERWGKSDAYIESEKKCNNYSKNQWQEINEEFRDILKAFATNMNNKAPDSEEVQALVKEWQSFITARWYNCTNEILQCLGLMYVGDERFKKNIDQNGEGTAEFLSQAIAIYCTK from the coding sequence TTGAAGATTAATGAAATTGCAAAATTAACTGGAGTTACAGTAAGAACACTGCATTATTATGATGAAATAGGATTACTTAAACCGAGCCAAATTACTGAAGCATGTTATCGCTTATATGATGAAAATGCCCTTGCTGAATTGCAACAGATATTATTTTTCAAAGAGTTGGAATTTTCGCTTAGTGAAATTAAGGATATTATTACAAATCCTACATTCAATAAAACAGAAGCACTAAAAAATCACAAAGAGTTACTTATTAAAAAGCGTGAACGAATTGATAATCTGATAACTCTTGTAGACAATACAATAAAAGGAGAAAATAACATGAGTTTTAAAGAATTTGATATGACAGAAATTGAAAGTGCCAAAAATAAATATGCAAAAGAGGTTAAAGAACGTTGGGGGAAATCTGATGCCTATATCGAAAGTGAGAAAAAATGTAACAATTATAGTAAAAATCAGTGGCAGGAAATAAACGAGGAATTCAGAGATATTTTAAAAGCCTTCGCTACCAATATGAATAATAAAGCTCCCGACAGCGAAGAGGTTCAAGCACTTGTTAAAGAGTGGCAGAGTTTTATCACAGCAAGATGGTACAACTGTACAAATGAAATTTTGCAGTGCCTTGGTCTTATGTATGTTGGAGATGAACGTTTTAAGAAAAACATTGACCAGAATGGTGAGGGAACAGCAGAATTCCTCTCACAGGCAATTGCAATTTACTGCACAAAATAA
- a CDS encoding XdhC/CoxI family protein has product MNVDTYKNLLDKVGSGNNAVIITMLDNKNCGNKPSQNKTLFTKESLNSHNRISDLDELLYQKANYAIETGILQLVKISESEAYLIEPYFPEPRLIVLGGGHIAKPLAEFGSKVGFSVTVIDDRPSFANSERFPTAKKVICESFENCFDLISLNNSAYVVIVTRGHRHDMDCLRQVLKHDTAYVGMIGSKRRVKSVMEQMVNEGYTQEKLNKVNAPIGLEIGAVTPEEIAFSIISQVISYRRLGDITNSINRHTKSNWPEFDNEVLMELCKEENSPKAIITIISTKGSVPRNAGAKMLVWPYGKILGSIGGGCSEGTIINDARNLLGNGGYQIQNIDMTGAIAEDEGMVCGGIMEVIIEAF; this is encoded by the coding sequence ATGAATGTAGATACCTATAAAAATTTACTGGATAAAGTGGGCTCAGGAAATAATGCTGTTATTATTACAATGTTGGATAACAAAAATTGTGGAAATAAACCATCTCAGAACAAAACACTTTTTACAAAGGAAAGTCTGAATTCCCATAATCGAATATCTGATTTAGATGAATTACTTTACCAAAAGGCAAACTATGCAATAGAAACTGGAATTCTTCAGCTTGTTAAAATTAGTGAAAGTGAAGCTTATTTAATTGAACCATATTTTCCAGAACCACGCTTGATAGTTTTAGGTGGTGGACATATAGCTAAGCCCTTAGCTGAATTTGGTTCAAAAGTAGGTTTTTCAGTTACAGTTATCGATGACAGACCATCATTTGCTAATAGTGAACGATTTCCTACTGCTAAAAAAGTGATTTGTGAGAGTTTCGAGAACTGTTTCGACTTAATTAGTTTAAACAATTCTGCCTATGTTGTTATTGTAACTAGAGGTCATAGGCATGATATGGATTGTCTCAGACAAGTTTTAAAACATGATACTGCATATGTTGGAATGATTGGTTCAAAACGGCGAGTTAAAAGCGTCATGGAGCAAATGGTAAATGAAGGATATACTCAAGAGAAGTTAAACAAAGTCAATGCCCCTATAGGTCTTGAGATAGGAGCAGTAACACCAGAAGAGATAGCGTTTTCTATTATATCTCAGGTCATCAGTTATAGACGACTCGGTGATATAACCAATAGTATTAATAGGCATACGAAAAGTAATTGGCCGGAATTTGACAATGAAGTGTTGATGGAATTGTGCAAAGAAGAAAATTCTCCAAAGGCAATCATTACAATCATTTCTACGAAAGGTTCCGTTCCAAGAAATGCAGGAGCTAAAATGCTTGTATGGCCTTATGGTAAGATTTTAGGGAGTATCGGCGGAGGGTGTAGCGAAGGCACGATAATTAATGACGCCCGTAACTTACTCGGAAATGGTGGGTATCAAATTCAAAACATAGATATGACAGGCGCCATCGCTGAAGACGAAGGGATGGTATGTGGAGGAATCATGGAGGTAATAATAGAGGCTTTTTAA